Proteins from one Podarcis raffonei isolate rPodRaf1 chromosome 1, rPodRaf1.pri, whole genome shotgun sequence genomic window:
- the SLC35F5 gene encoding solute carrier family 35 member F5, translating to MVWIFIMNRMNPQSSSPSQRRRMALGIVILLLVDVIWVASSELTSYVFTVYNKPFFSTFAKTSMFVLYLLGFIVWKPWRQQCTRGLRGKHAAFFADAEGYFAACTTDNTVNSSLSEPLYVPVKFHDLPSEKCSNTNSDTEKTPKKPRVRFSNIMEIRQLPSSHALEAKLSRMSYPTVKEQDSILKAVGKLTASQVAKISFFFCFVWFLANFSYQEALSDTQVAIVNILSSTSGLFTLILAAVFPSNSGDRFTLSKLLAVILSIGGVVLVNLSGSEKSAGRDTIGSLWSLVGAMLYAIYIVMIKRKVDREDKLDIPMFFGFVGLFNLLLLWPGFFLLHYTGFENFEFPSKLVLMCIVINGLVGTVLSEFLWLWGCFLTSSLIGTLALSLTIPLSIIADMCMQKVQFSWLFFAGAIPVFFSFFIATLLCHYNNWDPVMVGIRRVFVFICRKHRIQRTSDESEQCESLIAMHSVSQEDGENCCS from the exons TATGTTTTCACTGTGTACAATAAGCCGTTCTTCAGTACATTTGCAAAAACATCCATGTTTGTTCTTTACCTCTTGGGATTTATTGTTTGGAAaccttggaggcagcagtgcacaCGTGGCCTTCGCGGCAAACATGCGGCTTTT TTTGCAGATGCTGAAGGCTATTTTGCAGCCTGCACAACTGACAATACTGTAAATAGTTCTTTG AGTGAACCATTATACGTTCCTGTAAAGTTTCATGACTTGCCAAGTGAAAAATGTAGCAACACTAACAGTGACACTGAAAAAA CTCCCAAAAAGCCTCGTGTAAGGTTCAGTAATATTATGGAGATtcgacaactcccatcaagccATGCATTGGAAGCAAAGCTGTCTCGTATGTCTTATCCAACAGTTAAGGAACAGGATTCAATATTAAAAGCTGTAGGGAAGCTTACCGCATCTCAAGTAGCCAAAAtcagctttttcttttgctttgtg TGGTTCTTGGCAAACTTCTCTTATCAAGAAGCGCTTTCGGACACCCAAGTGGCCATCGTTAATATTCTGTCTTCAACATCTG GATTATTTACCTTAATCCTAGCTGCAGTGTTTCCAAGTAACAGTGGTGATAGGTTTACCCTTTCAAAATTGTTAGCTGTCATTTTAAG CATTGGAGGCGTTGTCCTTGTGAATTTGTCTGGGTCTGAGAAATCTGCTGGAAGAGATACAATAG GGTCCTTGTGGTCTCTTGTGGGAGCTATGCTTTATGCAATCTACATAGTCATGATAAAACGAAAAGTAGACAGAGAAGACAAACTTGATATACCAATGTTTTTTG gttttgttggtttgtttaatttgctgctgctttggccaGGTTTCTTTTTACTCCATTATACTGGATTTGAGAACTTTGAATTTCCCAGTAAATTAGTCCTTATGTGCATTGTCATCAATGGCCTTGTTGGAACCGTCCTGTCTGAATTTCTCTGGCTGTG GGGCTGTTTTCTTACCTCATCACTGATAGGCACACTTGCTCTGAGCCTTACAATACCTCTGTCCATAATAGCCGATATGTGCATGCAAAAG GTCCAATTTTCTTGGTTATTTTTTGCCGGGGCAATCCCTGtattcttttcatttttcattgcaACTCTCTTATGTCACTACAACAACTGGGATCCAGTGATGGTGGGAATTAGaagagtttttgtattcatttgcAGAAAACACCGTATTCAGAG AACATCTGACGAAAGTGAGCAATGTGAAAGTCTCATTGCCATGCACAGTGTTTCGCAAGAAGATGGAGAAAATTGCTGTTCTTAG